The window TCAGAAAGTAAACCTACACGACTCTGCAGAACAAATAGCTCAAGAGCGCGGCCTAGGCACCTCTGGCCAGCGTAAGGTTTATTTACCCATTATCCGAGCTTATCGTGTGGGACCAGAGCTAATTACCTGGACTGATGGCAAGAACCTTCGTGAACTTGGCATCTATCGCCAAACTGGTTGCTACATCGAGCGTATTCGACGTAATGGTATTCTTGCCCACCCTGATGGCGATGCCATTCTGCAAGAAGGCGATGAAATCGCATTGGTTGGTTTCCCTGACAGCCACGCTCGTCTTGATCCAAGTTTCCGAAACGGCAAAGAAGTTTTTGACCGTAACCTTCTCGATCTACGAATCGTTGAAGAAGAGATTGTCGTTAAAAGTGACAACATCGCAGGTAAGCGTTTATCTGACTTAAACTTATCCGAATACGGCTGTTTCCTTAACCGCGTAGTAAGAGCTCAAATTGAAATGCCGATGGATTTAAACATCGTACTTTCTAAAGGTGATGTACTACAAGTCAGTGGTGAAAAGAGCCGTGTTCACGGCCTTGCAGAAAAAATTGGTTTCATCTCGATTCACAGCCAAATGGCCGATTTGACGGCTTTCTGTAGCTTCTTCATTCTGGGCATTTTGTTTGGTTTGATCACCATGACATTCGGCCAAGTCTCATTTGGTTTAGGTAATGCAGTTGGTCTTCTTCTATCGGGCATCATGCTTGGATTCTTACGAGCGAACCACCCTACCTTCGGTTACGTTCCTCAAGGGGCGTTGAATATGGTCAAAGATCTCGGTTTGATGTTCTTTATGGTCGGTATCGGCTTGAGCGCCGGTGGTAAGATATTTGAGCATTTGACCCAAGTGGGTCCGCAAGTTATCGGGATAGCACTTATCGTGAGTGTACTGCCGGTATTCTTCGCTTACCTAGTCGGCGCTTACGCACTGAAGATGAACCGAGCTCTTCTTTTTGGAGCCATAATTGGCGCACGAACCTGTGCTCCGGCAATGGACATAGTAAACGACCACGCTCGTTCAACTATCCCAGCACTGGGGTACGCAGGTACGTACGCGATAGCCAATATATTGATGACCTTAGCGGGTACCTTTATCATTATCATCAGCTAGTTTATTCAGCGTTATAGCGCTTTAGATTAGATATTTTAAATGCACTAATTCATCTTTGAGTTAGTGCATTTTTTATTACTTAATCTCTTTTCTCATCCCACATCTCTATACTACTTTCCTCAAACTACAGACAAAAAAATAGGCGCTCAATGAGCGCCTATTTAGTTTTATTTTGATTTGTGAATTAGATGTCAGCTACATCAAATTCAACAGCTGTCTCTACATCAGCTTCGTAATCAACACCATCAACACCGAAACCAAACAACTTCAAGAACTCTTCTTTGTACTCAACGTAGTCAGTCAGTTCTTTTAAGTTTTCAGTTGTGATTTGAGGCCATAGGTTACGACAATGCTCTTGAATGTCGTCACGCAGTTCTAGGTCATCTAGACGTAGACGGTTCACTTCATCAACTTCTGCTGCGCTGCCGTCTGCTTTGTATAGACGTTGGCTGAACATGCGGAAGATCTGTTCCATACAACCTTCGTGAATACCTTCTTCACGCATCTTCTTGAACACCATCGCGATGTAAAGAGGCATAACAGGAATCGCAGAGCTTGCTTGAGTCACAACAGACTTAAGAACAGCAACGTTTGCAGTACCGCCAGTTTGGCCTAATTTCTCGTTAAGCGCTGACGCTGCACGGTCTAGATCCATCTTAGCTTTACCTAGCGCGCCATCCCAGTAGATTGGCCACGTTAGCTCTGTACCGATGTAGCTGTAAGCAACAGTCTTACAACCGTCAGCTAGAACACCCGCTTCAGAAAGTGCGTTGATCCAAAGTTCCCAATCTTCACCGCCCATTACAGTAACAGTGTCTTTGATCTCTTCTTCAGTAGCAGGCTCAACGCTTGCTTCGATGATCGCATCTTTGTTTGTATCTACCGCTGTAGATGTGTAAGTCTCACCGATAGGTTTAAGAGATGAACGAATCACTTCGCCAGTCTCTGGCATTTTACGCACTGGAGATGCCAGTGAGTACACAACCATATCGATTTGACCTAGATCTTCTTTGATCAGGTCAATTGTTTTCTGTTTCGCTTCGTTAGAGAAAGCATCGCCGTTAAGGCTTTTTGAATACAGGCCTTCTTCTTTAGCTAGCTTATCGAACGCTGCTGAGTTGTAAAAACCAGCTGTGCCCGGCTTTTTCTCAGTACCGGCTTTCTCGAAGAAAACACCGATAGTTGAAGCGCCGCCACCAAATGCAGCCGCAATACGTGAAGACAAGCCGTAGCCACTTGAAGAGCCAACAACGAGTACACGTTTAGGTGCATTTGCGATTGGGCCTTGAGCTTTTGTGTAAGCAATTTGTTCTTTTACATTAGCTTCACAACCGACTGGATGTGTTGTAGTACAGATGAATCCGCGAATTCGAGGTTTGATGATCATATTCAATTTCCTTAAAAAATCAGGTTAAGGATAAGAGTTTCGTGCGCAAATGGCATCTAATTTCTGTAAAAATGTGGTGAAAATGCAAGTGGTTGGAGCACTCAGCTGATATTTGCCGACTAAGTCACCATTTGTTAACGCATCTAACGCGACTTCTTCAACAAAAACAAAAAAGGCACCTTAATAGGTGCCTTTAATCATTTCTTTATCTAAGCAACGCTATTTAGCTTAGGTTTTAACTCTTTTCGCGTCAAAGTTTCACTGAAGTCGTGACTGAAGTGGTCAACTTGAATCGCTGTGTAGCGTAGTTTATCAGCAGCAACAATTTGGTCGACTTCTTCTTGTGTCAAAACATCAGCAGCAAGTGCTTGAGCCAGTTTATCCGCCAGCAAGCCTTTACGAGCCACTTTGCCCTCTTTCACTGCTTTGAAGATCTTACGCTCCAGAGGCTTGATGCTGTACATCGCATTGAAAGCATTCTCCATAAGGCCAACACTATCATCTTCCTCTTTGCCAATGTAACAAAGGTGAGTCAGCCGTTCACGGTGTGCACCTGGAGTCATCAAGCTCTCTGCTAGTTGAACTGTTAGGTTATCACTTGGTTTTTCGAAGTGGTTACCTACAGGGAAAACTAGACCTTTAAGTACTTTACCAACCATCTTGTTCGGGAAGTTTCTGTACGCTTCCTGCAGCGACTTAGCCGCATTATGGAAACAGTGTTGAACCGCGTAGTGTACGTAGTCTAGGTCCGCTTGTTGACGACCTTCGTCTTCATACTTCTTAAGCGCAGCAGAAGCCATGTATAGGTAACTTAGACCATCCCCCAAACGTGCAGAGATAAGCTCTTTACGCTTCAGCTCACCACCTAGCGTCAGCATTGCGAAATCCGCACTTACTGCAAGCGCGCGGCTCAAGCGAGTCAAATCTTGATAGTAAGGCTTAGTTGGGCCGCTCATGTCCGCTTTAATGAACTTCGAGCCAGTCAGTGCTGCACCAAAAGCACCGAACGTGTTTTTAGTTGCGTGTGAGATGTGCTTGAACAACAAGCTATCAAAGTCTTTTGCACCTTGCTTCTCATCCGGGTTCGCTGCTGCTTCCATTTCGCTCAATACGTATGGGTGACAACGTGTCGCACCTTGACCGAAGATCATCAGGTTACGAGTTAGGATGTTCGCACCTTCTACTGTGATAGCAACTGGAATACCTAGGTA is drawn from Vibrio sp. SNU_ST1 and contains these coding sequences:
- a CDS encoding aspartate:alanine antiporter; this encodes MNIDVVLLLKQNPILLIFVVLSIGLAIGKIRFGSLQLGNSIGVLITSLIMGHLGFSFNADALTIGFMLFIYCVGIEAGPNFFGIFFRDGKHYLILSLVVLSTAIALTYFCSEYLGLGFGLSAGMMAGALTATPILVGAQDALNSGLAEVPRNMDLGLVIENLSVGYAMAYLVGLISMIMFARLIPKLQKVNLHDSAEQIAQERGLGTSGQRKVYLPIIRAYRVGPELITWTDGKNLRELGIYRQTGCYIERIRRNGILAHPDGDAILQEGDEIALVGFPDSHARLDPSFRNGKEVFDRNLLDLRIVEEEIVVKSDNIAGKRLSDLNLSEYGCFLNRVVRAQIEMPMDLNIVLSKGDVLQVSGEKSRVHGLAEKIGFISIHSQMADLTAFCSFFILGILFGLITMTFGQVSFGLGNAVGLLLSGIMLGFLRANHPTFGYVPQGALNMVKDLGLMFFMVGIGLSAGGKIFEHLTQVGPQVIGIALIVSVLPVFFAYLVGAYALKMNRALLFGAIIGARTCAPAMDIVNDHARSTIPALGYAGTYAIANILMTLAGTFIIIIS
- the fabV gene encoding enoyl-ACP reductase FabV, yielding MIIKPRIRGFICTTTHPVGCEANVKEQIAYTKAQGPIANAPKRVLVVGSSSGYGLSSRIAAAFGGGASTIGVFFEKAGTEKKPGTAGFYNSAAFDKLAKEEGLYSKSLNGDAFSNEAKQKTIDLIKEDLGQIDMVVYSLASPVRKMPETGEVIRSSLKPIGETYTSTAVDTNKDAIIEASVEPATEEEIKDTVTVMGGEDWELWINALSEAGVLADGCKTVAYSYIGTELTWPIYWDGALGKAKMDLDRAASALNEKLGQTGGTANVAVLKSVVTQASSAIPVMPLYIAMVFKKMREEGIHEGCMEQIFRMFSQRLYKADGSAAEVDEVNRLRLDDLELRDDIQEHCRNLWPQITTENLKELTDYVEYKEEFLKLFGFGVDGVDYEADVETAVEFDVADI